The region ATACCAAGAATACAATAAACCTCGCCACTCAATTCCCCCACAGCTAATGCACGTATCTAAACGAAATAACCTGCTCCTCACCAAGCCGTCTACTAACAGCCCCCGTCGCAGTAGCCGAAACATTCcgatcctcctcctcatccatccGCCTATTCTCCTTCCTCAGATGCCACTTAATCACCAGCGCCATAACAGTACACAGCAAACACGCGCCGGTCATAATCCCTCCGCCGGCGTAGTATCTGGGTTTCTGGGAGTCCGGGAACATGTACGAGGTGTAGAAGTGGGCAACGCCCGCGCCCATCAGGTTCATTATTGCCAGTGCGGCGGCGCGCTTTGCTTTGGGGCGTGGCAGGGAAGAGCTCAGCCATGATACGCAGAGGTTGTAGGGGGAGTACGAGCCGGCTGTCATGAGGAACATGCTGAAGTAGCGGCCGCCGGTTGTGGGGACGAACATTGCCTGTTTTTATTAGTTGGGTCGGCGCTTAGAGAAGGTGGTGACGTACTAGGAGGTTGCCTAAGAGGGAGAATAGCAGCGGAATTGCGATGTGCAGCCCGCGCTCCTGTTTATGCGCGGCATGGAAGGAAATGCACAGCGAGCAGATGAAGGCAGCGAAGTACGGCGGCgctgtgaggaggagggtgattGTGTCGCTGTATCCGAGTGTGCCTACGATagaggggaagaagttgttgaaCGATTGTGCCGTGATGAGAGACATTTGCAGGATGATGAACATGTACAGCTTCGGGTCGCGGATGGCTTGCTTGACGCCCCAGGTTAACGACTTGGGATCGGAGTCTTCGATACCGGCGTTTTCGTTTTGGAGGCGCCAGTCCTGACTTCATTAGATACCGTTCCCCAGCTATAGAGAAAGGATGACTTACGGCGTATATCTGCTGCTCACGGTTCAGCCACCAGCGTTTAGTGTTGCCTGGAAAGTCTGGGATGAATGGGATGACCAGTATAGCAATGGCGATTGTCATGGCGCCCTCGATGATAAACAGCCATTCCTAGAGAGTCAGCAGTGCTTTAACGGTATAGAAGCGAACATACCCAAGCTGGTCGGTTTAGTTTGTTCTCCATCCGGCTGATAATCCCAGCTGCAATGAGTCCACCGAAAGCGCTCGCAAGCATGTTGGCTCCATACAGGATCGCAATCCGCGGTGGCAGCTCGGATCGCTTATACCAGCACgacagaagcagaaacacGCCTGGCAGGAATGGGCCTTCCACAAGGCCCAGAACGAAGCGGCACATGAAAAGACCAGCAAAGTTCTTGGTGAAGGCCTGGCACATGGAGACAATACCCCAGGCTGCTGTGACTCCTCCAATATACAACGAGGGCTTGACCttcaggatgaggatgttcgATGGAACCTGGGTGAGGACATCTGATGGGGTTAGCGGTGTCAGTTTTGACTTGGTGGTACGTACATCCGACATAAAATATCATGAGACAAGTATTGTACTCCGTGTTGCTAATTCCGAGTGTATCTGGCAATCCAGATATTTTGGCGTTGGCAATATTGTTCCTATCTTCATGAGCGCGGTCCGTACACTACAGCGAAGAACATACCTATCCAGAATATTCATCAGGAACAGAATCACGACCGCCGGCATGAGGTGAAAGTCCAAACGCCggaccagcttcttctccaacttctccagaTCTGCCGGACTCTTGCCCTCGAGCTCTACCGGGAGTGGCAGCTCCTGGGGAGGAGCGCCGACCTTTTCGATGGTCTCAGCCTGTTGCTTGTCTTGATCCATGTTTTTCTGTGCGCAACGGCGGGTGTTCAACAGACAAACCGCGGGATCGGTGGATATTTGACGTTTACATCCTGGGGAAAAGCTGGGGAAATCCACAACGCGGACAGGTCTCCGAGCGTGATAGATCAGCCACTGCGGGGGCAGAGATCTCTGCAATAACACAAGTAATGGAGAGAAGGCCGGTGAGCCGAGTGTGGAGAGGTCTTCATAATGATTATCTGCAACTGACTAGGAAGACTATTGGTGGGattttagatattctaaCACATATCTCGCGTTGACAGGAGTGGAGGGCTCCCCAATGAGTTCGCCCTGGGGTCCCACCGTCGCCAGGATATTTTTCATGGCGGTCAGTTCAAAGTTGATACGCGTGTTCAgagcgccgccgccgataTGCGTAGTCAAAGTGACATTCTCCATTGCGGCCAGTCGAGGAGAGACCTGCGGTTCGTGGTAGTGGACGTCCAGCCCGGCCGCCGATATCGAGCCTGCTTCCAGCCCCTGGATCAGAGCCTCTTCGTCCACAATTTCTCCACGCGCGGTATTGATCAGTCTGGCGCCCGGCTTCATCAGCTTCAGAGTCTTGCTGTTGATCATATGCCTCGTATGCTGGTTCAGCGGCGTGTGCAGCGACACACAGTCGGACACCTTCAGTAGACTCTCCAGCGTATTATGATACGTGACGTTCAAGCTCTTCTCTACTTCTGGTGTCTGTCGAATAACATCAAAGTAATGGATTGACATTCCAATGGCCTGGGCTTTCCTCGCCACCTTTTTGCTGATATTCCCCAGGCCTACAAGACCCAGGATATGCCCGTGCGGGTTCTGCGAAATGGTCGCAATGAGCTTATGGGTCGCGGTGAAAACTTCAGGATCAGTCGTTCTCGCAGCCAGCTGCGCGCGGGTAAAGTTCCTAAAAACCGACAGAATCATATACAGCGTTGTGTCTGACACTGCTTCGTCCGATGCCCCGGCGCCGTTCGCGTACCAGATCCCGCGCCGTCCAAGCGCCTCAACATCCGCCCAGTTGAATCCTGCGCCGGCAGAGGCAAAGATGCGTACAGACTGTGGTAACAATCCGATGAGCTCGTCGTCCCATTGGCCCATCTCACCCCCGGTTTGGAAGAACGGTCGGAAGATGGCCACGAAATCGCCGTACCTACAGAATTAGCTCTGGGATATAGCTTTGGGGCGTACACTGCCAGGGCGCTACAAACCGTTTCTCCTTTAGGGCCTGGATGAATGAAGGCCGGTCCAGGGCATCGTTCCGGATGACATTGAATCGGGCGAGAAAGTCGTTGTTGTAGAAGTCGTGGTTGTACTTGATGGCGTCGCCTAGGTGAAGGACGGTGGGTTTAGCCATGGTGACCTGGGATTTTACTGAGACAGCGCAAAGAGGCCATAATGACAGAAATGCGATGGTTAAATCAAAGATCGGAAAGACTCCGGTGAAGCAGTGAATTTCTCCATCGTGACGGAGAGCACCCCGAGTGTAAGAGCATAAGTCCAACTTAGCCCACACTGCACAGCTGCATAGCAGAACCTCCTCGGCAAAGTAGAAGATGGCAGCGTCTTGCAGTTGTCTCGTTTAATGGACTTCTACCTATCACAGCATGAATGTTACTAACGGCGTGATCCGCCACGGCACAATCCGCATTGATCAGCCTGCCTTTTTCGGAGCACGGTTTACATGAACGTAAGATTATATTCGCTGACAGATATAGTATTCATGGCTGTTAGATATTGGATGCTCGATAGAACTCTAGGCAGCAGATACAGGAACAGATGAATGGCAAAGTCGGATATATTAATGTGATTTGTATCCACAATACCCACGAATATCCGCGATTCCGATAACATCATTTTCGCCGGCTAAACGTGCCGGCTGTCCCCTCATTATCGTTACTCCCCCACCACTCGGCCTGCTGTCTCGATGTTTTGCGACTGTCCATGGCATCTGGCACAGCCAACGAAGCGGATACTCCAGAAAAGGGCACTCTTGATGTAGAGTCCACTCGCACCAATGAGTCGCAGGCCCCGTACTCGATCTTTACCAAGTCGCAGAAGAGATACATTGTCTTCTCGGCATCATGGGCTGGCTTCTTCTCGCCCGTCTCTTCGCAGATCTACTTCCCGGCCCTCAACAGCATCGCTGACGATCTTGGTGTCAGCAGCGCCTTGATCAATCTCACTCTGACCAGCTACATGGTAGGGTTTCCCCCTAGATAGTTGACCACTGCTAACAAGGCAGATCTTCCAAGGCCTCTCCCCCATGTTCGTCGGGGACTTTGCCGATAGGGCTGGTCGGCGCCCTGCATACCTGGCCTGCTTTGCGGTCTACATTGCAGCCAATATCGGCCTCGCGCTGCAGGATAATTTCGCCGCGCTGTTCGTCCTGCGTTGTGTGCAGAGTGCCGGCAGCAGCACAACCATCGCGCTGTCTGCAGGCGTTGTCTCCGATATCGCCATCGCTGCCGAGCGAGGATCCTACATGGGCTTCGTGACTGCCGGCTCTCTGCTAGGGCCAGCAATGGGCCCTGTCATCGGAGGTCTTCTGTCGCAGTTTCTCGGCTGGCGCTCGGTCTTTTGGTTCCTGACCATCTTCGCCGCTGCCTTCCTGGTCCCCTTtgtccttttcttcccagaAACTGCCCGTGCGATCGTAGGAAACGGATCAGTCCCGCCTCCTAGATGGAATATGCCCCTGGTGCGCTGGTTCAAGTCTCGAAAGACAGCGCCCCCTGAGGATATCAGTCGGCCGAAGCTTCGCTTCCCCAACCCCATTAGAACCCTCGCGATTGTATTTCAGAAGGATGTCGGAATCATCCTGTTTGCCAATGCGATCCTCTTCGCCGGGTTCTACGACGTTACGGCGTCAATCCCGTCCATTTATAACGAGTTGTATGGCTTGAATGACCTCGAGATCGGCCTCTGCTATATCCCCTTCGGCCTCGGCGCTACAGTCGCCTCCATAGCAACAGGGAAACTGCTCGATCTGAACTACCGCCGCACTGCAAAGTTGTTAAATGTGTCTCTGCACGAGACACgctcgaggaacttggcTCACTTCCCCATTGAAAAGGCGCGGTTGCAGGTCGCACTCCCGCTGCTCACGCTCGGTGCTTTCACGGTTATCGCGTTTGGGTGGTGTCTTGATTATCGTGTCCACCTTGCAGCGCCGACGACGATTCTGTTCTTCATGGGCTTGACGCTGACCGGGGCGTTTAATACGGTTGGTACCCTGCTGGTGGACTTTTATCCTATgaatgcggcggcggccacgGCGTCGAATAATCTTGTTCGCTGCTTGCTGGGGGCTGGTGCTACGGCGCTCATTGATCCAATGCTGGATGCTATGGGAAGGGGGTGGTGTTTTACGTTTATAGCcttggtgatgctgttgatgttgccgctgctggcggtggttATACGGTTGGGGCCGGggtggaggaaggagaggcagGCAAAGATCGATCGTGCTGGACGGTCATAGTGAGATTAATGATCAtgtaattattatctttattgGACGTGATGGATCTACTACTTCCTGCTGTgccaatatatataatacgcAGTACAGCCAGTAGATCAGACAGGATAACCCAGAAAACAAACCGCATAAAATAGAAATCCAATATCGtcagaatatattaaattccGAATTTTGTGATACTAGATACGCAGGAATACGAAATCCTAGGCACCGACAAAGGCACTTGGTAGTTGGCCCATGCCGACCGTGGGGAATGGGGATACGCAATACGAACCCTCGCTCCACATCAACACTTGGCTCCGTTTTGGATGTTTCAATTGGCAGGAAAATGACCTACAGGATCCAGATAAAGTACGACAGAATACGTCTGGCAGGAGCAGTTGAGCAGTTGTTCCGACATAAGACCACTTTCGGGGATCGTTGGGGAGATGATTGTGATATAAGTATAAGCATCCTCACATAGGTATATCAGCTGGGTGACTTCTATTGATTaccattttctcttccttttaattaaaactattatttgTGCAACATGACCATTCAAAACGAAGCATCCTACCGGTATGCACACTATGGAATCCCCGACCCCGACTTCGACAAGTACAAGGACATGGACAATCCGTTTGGCAATAGTGAAGGACTCTCTGTACCAGCCATGCGCGAGATCATGGCGCAGATGCCGGTGACTTTTCCATACGACCAGAGGGATGTTGCCAGTGTTGCGATCAGCAATCAAACAATCACAGCCCGTGATCACGCCGAGCTGAATCTTAGGATCTACAGGGATAAGGATGTTGGGAAAGATGCGGTGCTATTTTTCGTCACGCATGGTGGAGGTATGATTCTACATATGACCTTCATTGGGCTGTATTGTTGCTGACCCTTAAGGATGGATCCTTGGGGACCATGATACGGAAGAGGCAATGAATCGCCTGGTTGCTAAGAAGACGAACTCGGTTGTTGTGAGCGTCAACTATCGACTGTATGATCCACacattgaagatgaagatataGAAGGGTGAAGCTGACGCGAGACAGGGCGCCTGAGTATCCATTCCCCTACGCCGTCAATGACTCGTTCGATGCGTTGCAATGGGTTGGTCTACACGAACTCCTGACTCAAACCAAGGCTAAGAATACCAGTGCAGAGAGAATGCAGCGGATCTGGGAATCGACCCCCAGAGAGTCGTTGTTGGAGGAAGTAGCTCTGGTGGCAACATTGTGCGTCACTCAACGTCCAAAGTAGGGAGCATCTGTTAACATAGTACAGGCCGCTGCTTTGGCATTGAAAGACCGAGACGAGGGCATCGGTGCTGTATTCGGACAGGTGTTGAATTTCCCAGGGACCTGCCATCCGGATCACTTTCCTCGGGACAAGTATGAGTACTACAGCCCGGAGCAGAATAAGGATGGGCCGATTATCACGACAGAGGCAGTCCATTGGTTTTGGAGTAAGTTGGTCATACTAGTTATTGAGTGTGATGGTCGTGGAGTTCGCTAATATATTGATAACAGGTTTATACTACCCTGAGGCAGGGGACAACCCTTATGCGAGTCCGCTTCTTGCAGATTCTCACAAGGATCTGGCACCGGCATGTGAGTTTAGGATAGTCAATTTATTACAGGAGCGCTTGTTAACATACAAAGTAATCCAAATAGCAGGACGTGACCCCGATCGAGACGAAGCACTAGCATACAGCGAAGCCCTCAAGAAAGCCGGGTGAGCGGACTTTCTGTGATGGATATGGCTTTGTATCGATTATTCTAACTGAGTATTAGTGTTCCTGTGAAAACAAAGGTCTATTCCGGCCTCCCTCACGCTTTCAATCTGTTTCCGGACCTTGAAGAAACACCCACGTTTTACAACACGGTTGTCAACTGGATCAACTATCTCGACAAGGACATGGCGAAGATAACTAAGTTCGATAAGCGTTCTTGACGAGGAAATGTTGTGTAACTGTGGATATGAAGACAGTCTAATATAGTTATACATTTGTACAAGCTACTACCGTGCAGCCTCGAAACCGGCGATCCACGGATCCCAGGGAGGCTTGACTGTAACACCAATGTGCTGATTTACATTTGACAACAAATTGAAGAGTAAACCCGCGACGAGTCCGTCCATGCCGAGTGTTTGGGGCCCCCCCTTCAGTGTGACCATCTGGACAGCCCCTTCCGCATGGCGCTTCATGGTTACTTCGTCGTTGTTCAATAACTTACAGGGTTAGCCTAACCACTGAAGGAAAGGTGGGTAATTACCTCATCGTAAGCAAGCATAATCGCCTTAATAACAGTCGAGTCCGTGAAATACGGTGTCTCAACCGAGATCGCCTCTCTTAGCGCCTGCACAATGCTAGCCTTGTACTGGAAGGCTAGTAGGGCGAAATGCTCCTGCTGTGACTGGTCGCATTCATTCAAGTGGCGCGATGCTGCGAggagcaggatatccagcagaCCTGCTTCTGAAAGCGCGAGTGGAACCCAGATGCCCATCATGCGCCGGTAGAAGTGCGGGTCGAATGTATTGCAGTGCATTAAGGGGATTATAACAGTGATATCTATAAACCGTTATCTCCGCCACTACCACACAAGTGGGAATAGAATGGTACATACAGTGATCGAACAACATCTGTTCAAACGGTTTTAGTTGTTTCGCGCAAGCCATGAACGGATCTCTCCTGTGATAGGAAAGTGCAGTTCTTGGCCCGCAACCTGACAAATGAGATGACTCCGCATTGTCTGAAAAATCGTGCTGTCTATTTCTGTCTCGATCTTTCTGGGCCTGGTATTCTATTGTCCGCAGGCGTCTTGCCCGGGCGTGTGTTGAGCGGGCAGCATGGGACCGGGCAGCTGTCTGTTGTGAGGAGCCGCCTTTGGTTGAACTCGAGGATGGCGTAGAATTGATGATGAACTGGAGCTCATGCCGTGCCATTTCGAGAGGcaatactttaaattttccccatcatcttcaagaagaagaaagtcgaGATGGACAATCTCACTTGCTCTCTGATGGCAAATGACTAATCGAAGGGGATCGTCGATCTAGTAACTGGATACGGCTAGTATAGCAAACGCCAAGCACTGTGCCTTCCTAAAGTGGAATAGCCGGCCTTATCTTCCGTATAGATCATGACAGTGGAGTCACCATGTTATAATCAGTCAGACTTCCTTTGCACGGCTGGAATGTCCTGGAAGTCAGTTGAAAGCTTAGCAAAGCCAAGACGAGTGCCTGCCGGATTCAGAAGATACCCTGGTGTACGAAGGTGAAACCATGGAAAGGACCCGGAGTTAAAACATCTGCGTGTATATAAACCACCCTTTACCTTGCCTCTCTCTGTAATGAAATTTGATTCCTACATATATCACACAACATGAATGGAACAGTTATAATCACCGGCGCCAACGGGTCGTTAGCCCTTGGCTTTGTCGAGTCTTTCTTAGCTTCATATCCCGAGCATACCCTCATCGCCACCGTGCGGAATCCCTCCCCTGAAACAGACCAGAATACTGCCAAACTGGTGGAGCTTATCGCAAAATATCCAAAGGCCAATGCCAAGGTTGAAGGCCTTGACCTTGGGAGCCTGGCAGTGGTTCGATCGTTGGCGGACAATCTCGCGGCAAGGATATCATCCAAAGAGCTCCCACCCATATCAGCCATCGTCTGCAACGCTTTCACCTGGTCACTCGAAAGTGGCCAGAAGTTTACATCCGATGGATTCGAGGCAACTTTCCAAGTAAGCCATCTGGCGCACTACCTCCTCGTCCTAAAGCTTCTCGACAGGATGGATCGTATATCTGGACGGGTGGTCATGTTAGGCTCGATCACGCACTATCCGGAGAGACCGAATCCGCTGTGCTCTCTGCGACCGGGAATTCCGGATAATATTGAGGAACTTATCAAGCCTACTCCGGATCCTCTGGCTCTTATCCATGATAGGGGATTTCAGCGGTACGGCACAGCCAAGCTAGCGAATGTTCTATTTACGGAGGATCTCAATACGAGGCTGAAAAGGGTACGTAGAATCATGCTAAGTTAACCTGATGAAGATACTGATGGTGGTATTGCAGGACCCTAATCTGTCAAACATAACAGCGCTGGCGATGGACCCAGGCGGCCTTCTTGCG is a window of Aspergillus puulaauensis MK2 DNA, chromosome 4, nearly complete sequence DNA encoding:
- a CDS encoding uncharacterized protein (COG:G;~EggNog:ENOG410PHFT;~InterPro:IPR020846,IPR011701,IPR036259;~PFAM:PF07690;~TransMembrane:12 (i46-63o92-109i116-135o147-166i178-198o210-232i284-304o316-336i348-368o374-395i407-425o437-458i);~go_function: GO:0022857 - transmembrane transporter activity [Evidence IEA];~go_process: GO:0055085 - transmembrane transport [Evidence IEA]); translated protein: MDQDKQQAETIEKVGAPPQELPLPVELEGKSPADLEKLEKKLVRRLDFHLMPAVVILFLMNILDRNNIANAKISGLPDTLGISNTEYNTCLMIFYVGYVLTQVPSNILILKVKPSLYIGGVTAAWGIVSMCQAFTKNFAGLFMCRFVLGLVEGPFLPGVFLLLSCWYKRSELPPRIAILYGANMLASAFGGLIAAGIISRMENKLNRPAWEWLFIIEGAMTIAIAILVIPFIPDFPGNTKRWWLNREQQIYADWRLQNENAGIEDSDPKSLTWGVKQAIRDPKLYMFIILQMSLITAQSFNNFFPSIVGTLGYSDTITLLLTAPPYFAAFICSLCISFHAAHKQERGLHIAIPLLFSLLGNLLAMFVPTTGGRYFSMFLMTAGSYSPYNLCVSWLSSSLPRPKAKRAAALAIMNLMGAGVAHFYTSYMFPDSQKPRYYAGGGIMTGACLLCTVMALVIKWHLRKENRRMDEEEDRNVSATATGAVSRRLGEEQVISFRYVH
- a CDS encoding D-mandelate dehydrogenase-like dehydrogenase (COG:C;~EggNog:ENOG410PWAB;~InterPro:IPR006140,IPR036291,IPR006139,IPR029753;~PFAM:PF03446,PF00389,PF02826;~go_function: GO:0016616 - oxidoreductase activity, acting on the CH-OH group of donors, NAD or NADP as acceptor [Evidence IEA];~go_function: GO:0051287 - NAD binding [Evidence IEA];~go_process: GO:0055114 - oxidation-reduction process [Evidence IEA]), whose product is MAKPTVLHLGDAIKYNHDFYNNDFLARFNVIRNDALDRPSFIQALKEKRYGDFVAIFRPFFQTGGEMGQWDDELIGLLPQSVRIFASAGAGFNWADVEALGRRGIWYANGAGASDEAVSDTTLYMILSVFRNFTRAQLAARTTDPEVFTATHKLIATISQNPHGHILGLVGLGNISKKVARKAQAIGMSIHYFDVIRQTPEVEKSLNVTYHNTLESLLKVSDCVSLHTPLNQHTRHMINSKTLKLMKPGARLINTARGEIVDEEALIQGLEAGSISAAGLDVHYHEPQVSPRLAAMENVTLTTHIGGGALNTRINFELTAMKNILATVGPQGELIGEPSTPVNARYVLEYLKSHQ
- a CDS encoding uncharacterized protein (COG:G;~EggNog:ENOG410QDXP;~InterPro:IPR005829,IPR020846,IPR011701,IPR036259;~PFAM:PF07690;~TransMembrane:12 (i41-61o73-96i108-125o131-154i166-191o197-216i267-290o310-333i368-387o399-422i434-452o458-479i);~go_component: GO:0016021 - integral component of membrane [Evidence IEA];~go_function: GO:0022857 - transmembrane transporter activity [Evidence IEA];~go_process: GO:0055085 - transmembrane transport [Evidence IEA]) — its product is MASGTANEADTPEKGTLDVESTRTNESQAPYSIFTKSQKRYIVFSASWAGFFSPVSSQIYFPALNSIADDLGVSSALINLTLTSYMIFQGLSPMFVGDFADRAGRRPAYLACFAVYIAANIGLALQDNFAALFVLRCVQSAGSSTTIALSAGVVSDIAIAAERGSYMGFVTAGSLLGPAMGPVIGGLLSQFLGWRSVFWFLTIFAAAFLVPFVLFFPETARAIVGNGSVPPPRWNMPLVRWFKSRKTAPPEDISRPKLRFPNPIRTLAIVFQKDVGIILFANAILFAGFYDVTASIPSIYNELYGLNDLEIGLCYIPFGLGATVASIATGKLLDLNYRRTAKLLNVSLHETRSRNLAHFPIEKARLQVALPLLTLGAFTVIAFGWCLDYRVHLAAPTTILFFMGLTLTGAFNTVGTLLVDFYPMNAAAATASNNLVRCLLGAGATALIDPMLDAMGRGWCFTFIALVMLLMLPLLAVVIRLGPGWRKERQAKIDRAGRS
- a CDS encoding alpha/beta hydrolase (CAZy:CE10;~COG:V;~EggNog:ENOG410PVHQ;~InterPro:IPR029058,IPR013094;~MEROPS:MER0034665;~PFAM:PF07859;~go_function: GO:0016787 - hydrolase activity [Evidence IEA]), which encodes MTIQNEASYRYAHYGIPDPDFDKYKDMDNPFGNSEGLSVPAMREIMAQMPVTFPYDQRDVASVAISNQTITARDHAELNLRIYRDKDVGKDAVLFFVTHGGGWILGDHDTEEAMNRLVAKKTNSVVVSVNYRLAPEYPFPYAVNDSFDALQWCRENAADLGIDPQRVVVGGSSSGGNIAAALALKDRDEGIGAVFGQVLNFPGTCHPDHFPRDKYEYYSPEQNKDGPIITTEAVHWFWSLYYPEAGDNPYASPLLADSHKDLAPASGRDPDRDEALAYSEALKKAGVPVKTKVYSGLPHAFNLFPDLEETPTFYNTVVNWINYLDKDMAKITKFDKRS
- a CDS encoding uncharacterized protein (COG:S;~EggNog:ENOG410PXVQ;~TransMembrane:1 (o15-36i)) yields the protein MHCNTFDPHFYRRMMGIWVPLALSEAGLLDILLLAASRHLNECDQSQQEHFALLAFQYKASIVQALREAISVETPYFTDSTVIKAIMLAYDELLNNDEVTMKRHAEGAVQMVTLKGGPQTLGMDGLVAGLLFNLLSNVNQHIGVTVKPPWDPWIAGFEAAR
- a CDS encoding uncharacterized protein (COG:Q;~EggNog:ENOG410PMGM;~InterPro:IPR036291), with translation MNGTVIITGANGSLALGFVESFLASYPEHTLIATVRNPSPETDQNTAKLVELIAKYPKANAKVEGLDLGSLAVVRSLADNLAARISSKELPPISAIVCNAFTWSLESGQKFTSDGFEATFQVSHLAHYLLVLKLLDRMDRISGRVVMLGSITHYPERPNPLCSLRPGIPDNIEELIKPTPDPLALIHDRGFQRYGTAKLANVLFTEDLNTRLKRDPNLSNITALAMDPGGLLASRAQSGQKASVQRLFSVLNFLMPVLKYVTTVFRTNEDSGRDLVAVSLDPAFHEKRGYYIGQKAAMPSEVSGNVDLQKRLWDACWEWTGLTPDETALQNAAPGPVS